The genomic stretch CTCGGTGGAGCTCTCGTCTCATCCATTTATGTATCCTATGAAGATAGGTTAGTCTGTACTGCAATACGATATATTCCAgacagactccgcaacaatcaatcggatcggcatgattgattcctatctaggttaaaggctgcctaatgaagtaattctttaacctatataggaatcaatcatgtcaatcgattgattgttgcggagtctgattCCAGATGAGATGACATACCCGATACTGCGACTGGTCGCGGTTGGCGGTTCAATAGCGCGGTActgtcaagcgtcaaggttggggagaatcatgtcgtattagagctGTTAgaaagaggtctatatacgcagtgggaagagggagtgaaggagctaggccgtaaaggtactagcgggtaaatgggtggctgcctggttgcctaaggaggagccaagggataagccctatggccgacagGTACCAGCGTTGCCGTCCCCCCAGGCAATTATTTCTGCCTCGAATGCGCTCAAATCGTCGCACTCAAGGACCCTCTCACTATCAAATTCGTCCCAGAGTAATTGAAGGACCTCAAGGAGCCAGATGCGACAGCTTATATTGGGCAAGCTGATTAGTGACGAATCGTAGTATCTGTCACGAGAGGCAACGAGCAGTAATCTCAGAACTTATGAAGAATTTTAATTTGTGTGCTACGTACAGTACTTAAGTGTAAATACAAGACGTTGCGTGAAGAAAAGAAGTAGAGAGTTCCACCCAAGAAAGATACATAGCGGAAGAAAGCTCATGTGATGTCATACGGTTGTCGAGGCAgcacagatgtcaatgagcaagctgagcgagctcagccaattggcttgctcagccaattgagcggaggccagcagctcgctcggctcgctcggattggctgaaacagggctgtcagctcgctcggcttgatgggctcagtcccgattaggaaagttatatagaaaccttggtgttgagtttctcagctaatatcccacttatgtacaccgtatttcgcgtccatctcctcatcgctgatagcctcctttacaggcacctcaccactgccaaatccagctcttatccatcgtcgatcgcactgtattgctgctagaagttgcggagaaatgctgcgccgacggggctcgaggaggtcacccagctcgctgaataagcgctcacactcacagcttgagcctgggattgatagcatgtcgatagcaaatttgctaaggctggggtagcgatcgcggagtcctacccagtattttatagggtcgacgccctcgctagcgatcggttcgctgcgtttccaagcctcatattcatcctcctcgttctccgtaagccctgcaggctcaataaagctgttgatagcgtcgtctatatcattgtgcctgactttggggcgtaagcgcggcttcggtaagcttttgtactccgcccacaaatgttgaaacttgcggttgctgctctctagccaatcaggcttatccgcccacgctgcgtcaaggtagcttttgtagcgaggatgaaggattgtagcagcatagtaagctggcgagaggtcgagcttgttgtagtactcgcgggctttaactagggcagcgcggaggttgatagcaaggtggtcttcgggtgactctgtatgctcatcgtgaatgacgtcttcatagctttgcaagcggtcctcatagactccaagtaagtattcaaatactggaataacctcagcgattgctccaaaagcaccgcttttgccgcggccttcaagccgttttgtagcttgtttcagtggcctgagcacatcaatatactcagcaatcacctgccagtcatgggcattgatcccatcagacctcatccaatccggcgctgcaggcagcttgttgttacgacttcgggcgtacgcgtcttcagtttcaatcttctgaatatggtagttggcgtacccattaaccgctaattgcaactcaacagcgcgctcaaaacacgaaacgtaagagttccagcgagtaacaactggcttgacgggctccttgattttgtgctgttctgttggcgcgttgacaggctggtccctaatagcgagcttctgatacttctcaaaaagagcgtactgttgtggtgttttgatgtagttgataaccgcgagaagcactcctaatggtccatcgcctcgccaagtagccatgttctcagcttcgttcacgcgctcagtctcctcgttgtcgtaggactctttctcctcaccccagagtagcatctggccaatgagattaagcgtatgaggaccgcagcgaaggcgacgctcggtagcgctgaagcccatctgcaaggcgagagtgttgatcgtggtgttgttgttatgtgcgttgtcgaggacgaagtaaccgagcttgcccacagtgatttcgaactgcttgaatattgccatcacgacctcagccatggcctcgccggtgtgggcacctgtcagttgtgggagcgcaataggcaagtccctgagctcgccagagctatcaacgtagtgggcgacgatacctaagtaaccgcgcttgccaccttttgtcgtccatccgtcaaagcttatatggactttgctcattgattctgaaaggcttgcgacaacctttggtaacaggtagttgtacaggcgtataacgtatcgtgagacgctgttatgagatgcccacagggctcgttctgcctctacgctagctaattgtatcatattgcgaaaagacgatgattcgaattgtgagagtgggaggttgttttcgacgagccaggtgacggccgcaagcctaaactcttgtatattgaagttggtaagctcgttggcaacagcctgagagcagcccttctgaagggcgcgttcgaggagagtttctttccgaggagcgacggtagtgcgcttacttggaggcttcaagccatgacctttcttgtcttctccgagatgacgtgctggcgctgatggagactgcgagacgtcatgtatgccacggccaacagtagtgaacttgtgcttatagcaatagtggcagatccacgtgacttttgcgacgttgctgcgcaaggcgatgcgatagctatggctgtatacccagcttgctcggttcgaaagtgatgtgggcggcttgcagtgctttgggtagcgactccaattaaagccgtcgtatttgtcctctacccatacgaaaccctcgtcgacagcctcgctagctgctcctgaagctgcaacagtggcatgctcgctgccctcaggtggtgggatgattgtctcttcggcgcgcgactctcggagggtcgcttcaaaatttggtgcttgtggcgcggcgacgagagcttgacgcggcgacagcggtggaggaggtggagatggtgagaatggccgagtatcgactagcacaggttggctggcagtcccgcgatgacgcgctgcgactctagggcgcttcgaagttgtcgcgatttctagagcattaacgcgtgttctttttgctggcattatagcaacggcgaggtagataatagctgcaaatagagacgcgttgatggagtataggtgagtgtggtgggtgataagtagtaagtgaagtgtcgcagaaggagaatattgttgccaggccgttagccggaaatttagtagcttatttgctagaaatatagcaaaaaagagtgtattttaggttataactaggtttcgaacttacgcactacacctaaaaatcatcgtgagattgcccctccaccaagtccttcagccccaagtttccaaccgccccatccaaccaagctaagcaagctgactgagcgagcgcctatccctaagctcgctcggcttgcaagcgcgcactgcgcgctcagctcattcggcttggtcaaaacgtccaagccgagcgagctgagcgagccggctcgctcgttgacaagtatgcgAGGCAGTGGAATACTGTCGAGGATAGTACATTGCACTGTTGCGATAGGAGCGTGCGGATTGGAGGCAGGAGCGTACGGGTTAAGAGCAGGAGCGCATGGGTCAGAGGCAGGAGTGTCAAGGGGACCACGGTGGTTACCGTGACAGTATCTCAGTTATTGGTCGACATGGCCCTCCTGACATAGGGGATCGTCGCAATTTAGTATAAACCGACAAGTGCAAAGGATTCAAAGACACCAACAGTGCTTACATGATCTGCAATCCACCCAGAACCATCTTGTTTAATCTAGTATCTAATGCTTCCACCAACGTCACTATGTAGGTAAAAACACATATAGTAAACGTCTGCCGCATGTGGAATGGATCAGAGGAAAAGGATAATATAGAGACCATTGGCTTTAAGATTGCTAAGAGACATGCTGAGGTTGGTTCAAGTTTGCTGCGGTTATGCGTTTGTTCGTGGGCTGGGCTTAAGAGTAATGAACTAGCCCCTAAAGATGCTTAGGTAGGTAGGCATCTATATACCTATTCTCCATGTCTGAATATCTTAGATAACTTGAGAACCATCTTGTATCTAAGAGACAGAAAGCAATTTCAAAGCAAGGTAGAGAGACAATGAGACATTCCGTTCTGGGCTTATAAGGGGGGTTTTGAGCCATGAAACACCCGAACGCGGAGAAAGTGACCGACAACCTATCCAGAGTTCTTCGAGAAGCAGGATATCAAGGTGAATATCTGGTAGGCTTATAAGTGTTCATTTCTTTGTTGAAAGCCTATGCATACATGTACGTAGTACCTCCAGGTTTTTTTGTAAGGTGACCTAGCAGATGACACAATCATcaccacagtccgcaacaatcaattaagtgggtcctagaaggttcagattggattgattgattaccgctttaagcctagtagttacctataggagtttaagccctacctagataggtaagtgggtctaggagagtgaccggattgaattgattgttgcggagtctaatcATCACACGACTGTATCCAAGAAAAGCACATTTGCGATTGTACACTGCTGTAGATACCTAGATAGGCGATTACAACTTTGGAGATTATCTTTCATTTCCCAAGACCCGTCACACCAGACCAGAGAAATTCCGCAACCAAGAAAATCCCGAGCGATGTCAAAAGGCAAACATCTTAATCGTGTCGTTTACACATGCGCACACCTGAGATCAATCAAGCtagcttgatagcttgaTTGGAAGATTGATGCCAAgccaattcaatcaatccagccaaACCTCATACAAAAACGCAATCAATCCAGCTGAGCTTTTCCGTGAGCTTGATTCAGATTGATAGCTTGATTGCCTTAAGTATATAGTAGATTTCGGTGATGAGGCAGCCCATGAGGCAGCTTAGATAGCTGTAAAAGCTCTATACTGAGCTTTTTTTGGTGTTTTAGTTACGCCGTGTAACATTGAGTAATATCCGATAGCTCCGTGTAACTAGCAGCCAGCGCGTCGTCTCATATAGTatactccatctccatctccatcaccCACAATACTATATACTTTTGGTGTTGCAGATCTATCGCCGTATACCTCACCTCATCGTCGCCCTCATGCCGCCCAAAAAACGCGTCTCTGATAGCGCTCCCTCGCCTAGAAAGCGCGCGCGCGGCACTGCGAGCCAGCCCGTCGCGATCGACTCGCAGTCATATCAATCTCAGCCATCTGCTCTATCTCCGCCGCCTCCATATACACATACTTTCGAGTCGCGATTGCGCGAGTCGCAGCCCGAAGACGCTATCGTCGCGCCCGCCGAGGGCAGTGAGCAAGCTACGCTCGCTCCGTCTTCTGAAGCCGCCGACGACGCTGTAGATGAGGCTTTTGACGCCCATCTCGAAGACAATTATGATGGCATAGATTGGGGTCGCCTTAAGCTGTATACGAAGCCTATCACGACGCACCAACACAAGCGGAGTTGGATCCATCGCCACGGCTATCGCGTCGCTCTTCTCAAAGATCCAACCCGCGTATTCTTCATCTGCCACTGGTGTTTCAAGCACAAGCTCACGGATATTGGTATTGGGATATACAATACAAGCGCAGCAGTCTCGTCAGCCGCGCGCCACCTCAGCGAGCAGAAACCTGGCCATAGGCTAGTAGCACCAGGCAAGACTCCAGTTGCTAGTGTTTACAACGCGCTCACCACTGCGAGAGTCCCTATCTCACAGGCAGTAGCTAATCAGATTAACGGGTTTAGCAAGCAGCGCTTTAGGTTTGCCGCAGTAGACTGGCTCGTCGCGAACAACCACCCCATCTCT from Pyrenophora tritici-repentis strain M4 chromosome 1, whole genome shotgun sequence encodes the following:
- a CDS encoding Dimer-Tnp-hAT domain containing protein, translating into MPAKRTRVNALEIATTSKRPRVAARHRGTASQPVLVDTRPFSPSPPPPPLSPRQALVAAPQAPNFEATLRESRAEETIIPPPEGSEHATVAASGAASEAVDEGFVWVEDKYDGFNWSRYPKHCKPPTSLSNRASWVYSHSYRIALRSNVAKVTWICHYCYKHKFTTVGRGIHDVSQSPSAPARHLGEDKKGHGLKPPSKRTTVAPRKETLLERALQKGCSQAVANELTNFNIQEFRLAAVTWLVENNLPLSQFESSSFRNMIQLASVEAERALWASHNSVSRYVIRLYNYLLPKVVASLSESMSKVHISFDGWTTKGGKRGYLGIVAHYVDSSGELRDLPIALPQLTGAHTGEAMAEVVMAIFKQFEITVGKLGYFVLDNAHNNNTTINTLALQMGFSATERRLRCGPHTLNLIGQMLLWGEEKESYDNEETERVNEAENMATWRGDGPLGVLLAVINYIKTPQQYALFEKYQKLAIRDQPVNAPTEQHKIKEPVKPVVTRWNSYVSCFERAVELQLAVNGYANYHIQKIETEDAYARSRNNKLPAAPDWMRSDGINAHDWQVIAEYIDVLRPLKQATKRLEGRGKSGAFGAIAEVIPVFEYLLGVYEDRLQSYEDVIHDEHTESPEDHLAINLRAALVKAREYYNKLDLSPAYYAATILHPRYKSYLDAAWADKPDWLESSNRKFQHLWAEYKSLPKPRLRPKVRHNDIDDAINSFIEPAGLTENEEDEYEAWKRSEPIASEGVDPIKYWVGLRDRYPSLSKFAIDMLSIPGSSCECERLFSELGDLLEPRRRSISPQLLAAIQCDRRWIRAGFGSGEVPVKEAISDEEMDAKYGVHKWDIS